A window from Acidobacteriota bacterium encodes these proteins:
- a CDS encoding aminoacyl-histidine dipeptidase, with product MSNAVDGLTPPLVWKHFAALSRIPRCSKHEENAAQFVLDTARKLGLSARQDRSGNVVVGKPATPGRERAKRVCLQGHLDMVCEKNAGKAHDFGKDPIELVRKGNFLMANGTTLGADNGIAVAANLAIMEDRTLEHGPLEFLFTIDEETGLTGANHLEPGFLESKTLMNLDSEEEGALYVGCSGGKDTTGTWRVEFEAAPAGASAIEVRVSGLKGGHSGLEIDKGRGNALKILNRVLIALGDEGARLARIEGGNKRNAIPREAQAVMYVPRAKSAGAQALVSRWNDALRAELKSVEPDLQVTASEPKGRKGSVMKKKFQKHITSVIAALPHGVTKMSADISRLVETSTNVAMIATAGRKVTLATSQRSSVASEIEEIARTVRTIMEMGGAEVTQGDGYPGWKPDMASPILKLAIATYEQLYKKTPEIKAVHAGLECGIIGEKYPGMDMVSFGPTLEGVHSPDEKIHIDTVPRFWAFLVAILKNVS from the coding sequence ATGTCCAATGCAGTCGACGGATTGACTCCGCCCCTTGTCTGGAAGCACTTCGCGGCGCTGTCCCGGATTCCCCGCTGTTCGAAGCACGAAGAGAACGCCGCGCAGTTCGTCCTCGATACCGCCAGAAAACTCGGGCTCTCCGCCAGACAGGACCGCTCCGGCAACGTCGTCGTCGGCAAGCCGGCGACCCCCGGGCGCGAGCGCGCGAAGCGCGTGTGCCTGCAAGGGCACCTCGACATGGTGTGCGAGAAGAACGCCGGCAAGGCCCACGACTTCGGCAAGGACCCGATCGAGCTGGTGCGCAAGGGCAACTTCCTGATGGCCAACGGGACAACGCTCGGCGCGGACAACGGCATTGCGGTGGCAGCCAATCTGGCCATCATGGAAGACAGGACGCTGGAGCACGGTCCGCTCGAGTTCCTCTTCACGATCGATGAAGAGACGGGCCTCACCGGCGCGAACCACCTGGAGCCGGGCTTTCTCGAGAGCAAGACCCTGATGAACCTCGACTCGGAGGAAGAAGGGGCGCTCTACGTGGGGTGCTCGGGTGGGAAGGACACGACCGGCACCTGGAGAGTGGAGTTCGAGGCGGCGCCGGCCGGCGCGTCCGCGATTGAGGTTCGCGTCAGCGGCCTGAAAGGCGGACATTCCGGGCTGGAGATCGACAAGGGACGCGGCAACGCGCTGAAGATCCTCAACCGCGTGCTCATCGCGCTCGGTGACGAAGGCGCGCGGCTCGCCAGGATCGAGGGGGGCAACAAGCGCAACGCCATCCCGCGCGAGGCGCAGGCCGTGATGTACGTCCCGAGGGCGAAGTCTGCCGGGGCGCAGGCCCTGGTCTCGCGGTGGAACGACGCGCTGCGCGCCGAGTTGAAGAGCGTCGAGCCGGACCTGCAGGTCACCGCGTCCGAACCGAAAGGCCGGAAGGGCTCGGTGATGAAGAAGAAGTTCCAGAAGCACATCACCAGCGTGATCGCGGCGCTGCCGCACGGCGTCACGAAGATGAGCGCGGATATTTCCCGGCTCGTCGAGACTTCCACCAACGTGGCCATGATCGCGACGGCCGGCAGGAAGGTGACGCTCGCCACCAGCCAGCGCAGCTCGGTGGCATCAGAGATCGAGGAGATCGCCCGGACCGTGCGCACGATCATGGAGATGGGGGGCGCGGAAGTCACGCAGGGGGACGGGTACCCGGGATGGAAACCGGACATGGCCTCCCCCATCCTGAAGCTCGCGATCGCAACCTACGAGCAGCTGTACAAGAAGACGCCTGAGATCAAGGCGGTCCACGCCGGCCTCGAGTGCGGGATCATCGGCGAGAAATACCCCGGCATGGACATGGTTTCCTTCGGCCCGACGCTCGAGGGGGTCCATTCGCCGGACGAGAAGATCCACATCGACACGGTGCCGCGTTTCTGGGCGTTTCTCGTGGCAATTCTCAAGAACGTGTCCTGA
- a CDS encoding redox-sensing transcriptional repressor Rex has product MEQVSELTTNRLSVYLRCLTELEHADVRSISSTALADRFDLNAAQIRKDLAYFGEFGTRGVGYQVKDLRAHLRQILGLDRSMRVAIVGAGNLGLALADYPGFRQDGFEIVALFDADEQKAGRHSRSGVPIHDVRHLKAIVRRERISIAVIAVPAAPAQAVVDAVAAAGIRAILSFSPGALKVPPEVKLKSVDVTVSLESLSFHLARGETE; this is encoded by the coding sequence CTGGAACAGGTGTCTGAACTGACGACCAATCGCCTGTCGGTCTATCTCAGGTGCCTGACGGAGCTCGAACACGCGGACGTGCGCAGCATCTCGTCGACGGCGCTTGCCGATCGGTTCGACCTCAACGCGGCGCAGATTCGAAAGGACCTGGCGTACTTCGGCGAATTCGGCACGCGCGGCGTCGGGTACCAGGTCAAGGACCTGCGCGCGCACCTGCGGCAGATCCTCGGGCTCGACCGCTCGATGCGCGTTGCGATCGTGGGAGCGGGGAACCTCGGGCTCGCACTGGCGGACTATCCCGGGTTCCGGCAGGACGGCTTCGAGATCGTGGCGCTGTTCGACGCGGACGAGCAGAAGGCCGGGCGCCACTCGCGCTCGGGCGTGCCGATCCACGACGTCCGGCACCTGAAGGCCATCGTCCGGCGGGAACGCATCAGCATTGCCGTCATCGCGGTGCCCGCGGCCCCCGCGCAGGCGGTGGTGGACGCCGTGGCGGCGGCGGGCATCAGGGCCATCCTGAGCTTCTCTCCAGGCGCGCTGAAGGTGCCGCCCGAGGTCAAGCTCAAGAGCGTGGACGTGACGGTGTCGCTGGAGAGCTTGTCGTTCCACCTGGCGAGAGGGGAGACCGAGTGA
- a CDS encoding four helix bundle protein produces MAVSQFTQLIAWQLADQLRAQVFAFTAKEPTARDFRFCRDIRASAESAPSNTAEGFARFRPLEFLYFLRIARASLAETQDHLRSALQSDYITPDGFTGMWRLGRRAIMANTGLQRYLTRCIEEGWEPGFD; encoded by the coding sequence ATGGCGGTCTCCCAGTTCACGCAACTCATTGCATGGCAGCTCGCGGATCAACTTCGGGCCCAAGTGTTCGCATTTACTGCCAAAGAGCCCACTGCCAGGGATTTCAGATTCTGCCGCGATATTCGTGCATCCGCGGAATCGGCTCCGTCCAATACTGCTGAAGGATTTGCGCGCTTTCGCCCACTCGAGTTCCTCTACTTTCTCCGAATCGCTCGGGCATCGCTCGCCGAAACTCAAGATCATCTTCGTTCGGCGCTCCAATCGGACTACATCACACCTGACGGCTTCACGGGAATGTGGCGCCTGGGGCGCCGCGCGATCATGGCGAACACGGGGCTGCAGCGGTACCTGACGAGGTGCATCGAAGAAGGCTGGGAGCCGGGGTTCGACTGA
- a CDS encoding 1-acyl-sn-glycerol-3-phosphate acyltransferase — translation MLIAILRSIAAYLFVSLYVVIVGTPLIALALVVRSPAILYWAGLAGIRGGMLLSGISYRVEGADRIIRGRPAVYAVNHASNLEPPIAFAALSSLFPRLAILYKAELRKLPILVWGLDLAGFVPIERGNREQSLPAIDRAADAMRRGVSFLIFPEGTRSRTGELLPFKKGGFILALKAGAPIVPVAIKGAREAMRKGSPVIHPVTARVAFGQPIETSGMTIDDRDRLIADVRGQIVGMLEKI, via the coding sequence GTGTTGATTGCCATCCTTCGCTCCATTGCGGCGTACCTGTTCGTCTCGCTGTACGTCGTCATCGTCGGCACGCCGCTCATCGCGCTGGCGCTGGTTGTCCGATCGCCGGCGATCCTGTACTGGGCCGGGCTGGCGGGTATCCGCGGGGGCATGCTGCTTTCCGGGATCAGCTATCGGGTCGAAGGGGCCGACCGGATCATCCGCGGCCGCCCCGCCGTCTACGCGGTGAATCACGCGAGCAACCTCGAGCCCCCGATTGCGTTTGCGGCGCTGAGCTCGTTGTTTCCACGGCTCGCCATTCTTTACAAGGCGGAACTGCGGAAGCTGCCGATCCTGGTGTGGGGGCTCGACCTGGCCGGCTTCGTTCCCATCGAGCGCGGCAACCGCGAGCAGAGCCTGCCGGCGATCGACCGCGCGGCGGACGCGATGCGCCGCGGCGTGTCGTTCCTGATCTTCCCGGAGGGCACGCGCTCGCGGACCGGCGAGCTGCTGCCGTTCAAGAAGGGGGGCTTCATCCTCGCGTTGAAAGCCGGCGCGCCGATCGTGCCCGTGGCGATCAAAGGAGCGCGCGAGGCGATGCGGAAGGGGAGCCCCGTCATCCACCCGGTCACGGCGCGGGTTGCCTTCGGCCAGCCCATCGAAACCAGCGGCATGACGATTGACGATCGCGATCGGCTGATCGCGGACGTCAGGGGGCAGATCGTGGGGATGTTGGAGAAGATCTGA
- the moaC gene encoding cyclic pyranopterin monophosphate synthase MoaC — MVDVGEKPVTPREAVAKGAIAMSAAARRAIRRRAVKKGDPLPAARIAGIMAAKRTHELIPLCHPLPLTHVSVDLTATARGYGIEARVRTTAQTGVEMEALTAVAVAALTVYDMLKAVDKRMRIGQIRLVKKSGGQSD, encoded by the coding sequence ATGGTGGACGTGGGCGAGAAGCCCGTCACGCCACGCGAGGCCGTGGCGAAGGGCGCGATCGCCATGTCGGCCGCCGCGCGTCGCGCGATTCGCCGGCGCGCCGTGAAGAAGGGGGATCCGCTCCCGGCGGCGCGCATCGCGGGCATCATGGCGGCCAAGCGGACGCACGAACTGATTCCGCTCTGCCACCCGCTCCCGCTGACGCACGTGTCGGTCGACCTCACGGCCACCGCCCGCGGCTACGGCATCGAAGCGCGGGTGCGCACCACCGCGCAGACCGGCGTGGAGATGGAGGCGCTCACGGCGGTGGCCGTTGCCGCGCTCACGGTCTACGACATGCTGAAGGCGGTGGACAAGCGCATGAGGATCGGCCAGATTCGGCTCGTGAAGAAGAGCGGAGGGCAGTCTGATTGA
- a CDS encoding Ig-like domain-containing protein, giving the protein MLVAAAVAAAAQPASRTATTLEALAQHPLFFHGRTIVVRGTVEQPASGIVSLRADDSTRPVFVLQRDRGVPDGLVELRGQFWDLGRLTPDDPHLAGFDIEALLQRVNDGRWPAHNQVLIVIASASGAAERLPPGLRAIALEPSRYEGQRVTVIGRFRGANLYGDLPQSPGRSRWDFVIQSADAALWVTGQRPRGRDFNFDSFTRLDTGRSLEVTGVVRAERGLVWIEATKVTLSSGSAPAAIAEAPVRVVGAPPQVAFSLPVDDEADVSPTVKVRIQFTRDMEAESFRDRVRVTYVHANATSTPPVATTVYRRDNRVAEITFQAPLDHFSTVKIELLDGITASDGARLAPWAMEFSVGG; this is encoded by the coding sequence ATGCTGGTGGCCGCCGCGGTTGCGGCGGCCGCCCAGCCCGCCTCGCGCACCGCCACCACGCTCGAGGCCCTCGCCCAACACCCGCTCTTTTTCCACGGCCGCACGATTGTCGTGCGTGGGACGGTCGAACAGCCGGCGTCCGGCATCGTGTCGCTCCGCGCAGACGACTCGACGCGGCCGGTGTTCGTCCTCCAGCGCGATCGGGGCGTGCCGGACGGCCTGGTGGAACTCCGCGGCCAGTTCTGGGACCTGGGGCGGCTCACGCCGGACGACCCGCACCTGGCCGGGTTCGACATCGAAGCGCTCCTCCAGCGCGTCAACGACGGCCGCTGGCCGGCTCACAACCAGGTGCTCATCGTCATCGCCAGCGCGTCCGGCGCAGCCGAGCGGCTCCCGCCCGGGCTGCGCGCGATCGCGCTCGAGCCGTCACGCTATGAAGGACAACGGGTCACGGTGATCGGGCGGTTTCGTGGCGCCAACCTGTATGGCGATCTGCCGCAGTCGCCGGGCCGAAGCCGGTGGGACTTCGTGATCCAGTCGGCGGACGCCGCGCTCTGGGTCACCGGACAACGGCCGCGCGGCAGGGACTTCAACTTCGACTCCTTTACCAGGCTCGATACCGGGCGCTCGCTCGAGGTCACGGGCGTGGTGCGCGCCGAGCGCGGCCTGGTGTGGATCGAAGCGACGAAGGTGACGCTCTCCAGCGGATCGGCGCCCGCCGCCATCGCCGAGGCTCCGGTGCGCGTGGTCGGGGCGCCGCCGCAGGTCGCGTTTTCGCTGCCGGTCGATGACGAGGCCGACGTCTCGCCGACGGTGAAGGTCCGCATCCAGTTCACGCGCGACATGGAGGCGGAGAGCTTCCGCGATCGCGTCCGCGTGACGTACGTCCACGCGAACGCCACCTCGACACCGCCGGTCGCCACGACCGTCTATCGCCGTGACAATCGCGTCGCCGAGATCACCTTCCAAGCGCCGCTCGACCACTTCAGCACGGTGAAGATCGAGCTGCTCGACGGCATCACCGCCTCCGACGGCGCGAGGCTGGCGCCGTGGGCGATGGAGTTCTCGGTGGGGGGATAA
- a CDS encoding D-alanine--D-alanine ligase — protein MGKLKIVVLFDRWEGPDEDEGSGGAPTLVRTLDKKEVEEEVAEALGKRGHEPVLHVLDGGRKGLHALAKLDCDLVFNLAESFGGNDLADFCIASYLELLNKRYTGAGARGLMLAQDKAIAKKIFAFHGIHTPVFAKVYRGRLDFSHHLEFPVIVKPAREDGSIGIEFNAVVNSIRELMERIDQLHQNFDSPVLIEEYVEGRELYVGVLGNEPPVALPVVELDLSKLPDGIPRIASSEVKWNKGTRAYRDTKSKVAEDLPEETVALLNQTAVAAYQALDLRDYGRIDMRLQPNGRVAVIEANPNPWLSSRAEFVMAARRSGRTYTDLIGEIVELAMARYGM, from the coding sequence GTGGGCAAATTGAAGATCGTCGTCCTCTTCGACCGGTGGGAAGGACCGGACGAGGACGAGGGATCCGGCGGCGCGCCGACGCTCGTCCGCACGCTCGACAAGAAGGAAGTCGAGGAGGAGGTCGCCGAGGCGCTCGGCAAGCGCGGACACGAGCCGGTGCTGCACGTGCTCGATGGCGGCCGGAAGGGGCTGCACGCGCTGGCCAAGCTCGATTGCGATCTGGTGTTCAACCTGGCCGAGTCGTTCGGCGGCAACGACCTCGCCGACTTCTGTATCGCGTCCTACCTCGAGCTGCTCAACAAGCGCTACACCGGCGCCGGCGCGCGCGGGCTGATGCTGGCGCAGGACAAGGCGATCGCGAAGAAGATTTTCGCGTTCCACGGGATCCACACGCCCGTCTTCGCGAAGGTGTATCGCGGGCGCCTGGATTTCTCCCACCACCTCGAGTTTCCCGTCATCGTCAAGCCCGCGCGGGAAGACGGATCGATCGGGATCGAGTTCAACGCCGTCGTGAATTCGATCCGCGAGCTGATGGAGCGCATTGACCAGCTCCACCAGAATTTCGACTCGCCGGTGCTGATCGAGGAGTACGTCGAGGGGCGCGAGCTGTATGTCGGCGTGCTGGGCAACGAGCCGCCCGTGGCGCTCCCCGTGGTCGAGCTGGATCTGTCCAAGCTGCCGGACGGCATTCCCCGGATCGCCAGTTCAGAGGTCAAGTGGAACAAAGGCACGCGCGCCTACCGGGACACCAAGTCCAAGGTGGCGGAGGACCTGCCGGAAGAGACCGTGGCGCTGCTGAACCAGACGGCAGTGGCCGCCTATCAGGCGCTCGACCTCAGGGACTACGGGCGGATCGACATGCGGCTCCAGCCCAACGGGCGCGTGGCGGTGATCGAGGCTAACCCCAATCCCTGGTTATCTTCCCGGGCGGAGTTCGTGATGGCTGCCCGCAGGTCCGGCCGGACCTACACCGACCTGATCGGCGAAATAGTCGAGCTGGCGATGGCGCGCTACGGAATGTAA
- a CDS encoding long-chain fatty acid--CoA ligase: MPELATVFEPSAQLATLADMPFHIAGRFPKAELIGRCREGGVDWLSTSAFFERIRDISLGLAAMGLQRGDRVAIMSETRAEWIVTDLAILAAGGVTVPIYPTQSAVQAQYIVQDSGARYAFVSTSEQAAKLQKVRHALPSLDVIILFDAREAPAGSLISLEEVAARGHARMVAEWGVAKDFKDRARGIGPQDLATIIYTSGTTGEPKGVMLTHGNIMANVRSCNRVLPMSPGDVALSFLPLSHAFERTVAYIYLSNGVSIAYAEAIDTLARDLLVARPTIMTAVPRVFEKFYARVVEAVAQQPALHRAMFNWAKRLGERRVRELGRGKTPRSGVRHSLAERLVYAKVRARMGGRLNYFVSGSAPLPKFIGEFFYAIGIPVLEGYGLTETAPVLTVNPYGAPRFGTVGKAVPDVELRIAEDGEILARGPNIMAGYHNKPDATRAVLEPDGWFHTGDVGLIDADGYLAITDRKKDLIVTSGGKKLAPQPIETRLKSHPLVGEAVLIGERRKYPAILIVPDFAALDRRLRELGRPDEPDHQTLIARPDVIALYQELIDGVNRDLAQFERIKKVALLPREFAIATGELTPTLKVRRRAIEDTWSGVIEGLYDER, from the coding sequence ATGCCCGAGCTCGCGACCGTCTTCGAGCCTTCCGCGCAGCTTGCCACTCTCGCAGACATGCCGTTCCACATCGCCGGCCGGTTTCCGAAGGCCGAGCTGATCGGACGCTGCCGTGAAGGGGGAGTCGACTGGCTGTCCACCAGCGCGTTCTTCGAACGCATCCGCGACATCAGTCTGGGGCTCGCCGCCATGGGGCTGCAGCGCGGCGATCGCGTCGCCATCATGTCGGAGACGCGCGCCGAGTGGATCGTCACAGACCTCGCGATCCTCGCGGCGGGGGGCGTCACGGTGCCCATCTACCCCACGCAGTCCGCCGTCCAGGCGCAGTACATCGTGCAGGACAGCGGCGCACGCTACGCGTTCGTCTCCACCAGCGAGCAGGCCGCCAAGCTCCAGAAAGTGCGCCACGCGCTCCCCTCGCTCGACGTCATCATCCTGTTCGACGCCCGGGAGGCGCCCGCCGGCTCGCTCATCAGCCTCGAGGAGGTCGCGGCGCGCGGGCACGCCAGGATGGTGGCGGAATGGGGCGTGGCGAAGGACTTCAAGGACCGCGCGCGCGGGATCGGCCCGCAGGACCTGGCGACCATCATCTACACGTCGGGGACGACCGGCGAGCCGAAGGGCGTGATGCTGACGCACGGCAACATCATGGCGAACGTCCGCAGCTGCAACCGCGTGCTGCCCATGTCGCCAGGCGACGTCGCGCTGTCGTTTTTGCCGCTCAGCCACGCCTTCGAGCGCACCGTCGCGTACATCTACCTGTCCAACGGCGTGTCGATCGCGTACGCCGAGGCGATCGACACGCTGGCGCGCGACCTGCTCGTCGCACGCCCGACCATCATGACCGCCGTGCCGCGTGTCTTCGAGAAGTTCTACGCGCGCGTGGTGGAAGCGGTCGCCCAGCAGCCGGCCCTGCACCGCGCGATGTTCAACTGGGCGAAGCGGCTCGGGGAGCGCCGCGTGCGCGAGCTCGGGCGGGGGAAGACTCCCCGGAGCGGGGTCCGGCACTCCCTCGCCGAACGGCTGGTCTACGCGAAGGTGCGCGCGCGAATGGGCGGGCGGTTGAACTACTTCGTCTCAGGCAGCGCGCCGCTGCCGAAGTTCATCGGCGAGTTCTTTTATGCCATCGGCATCCCCGTCCTCGAAGGGTACGGGCTGACCGAAACGGCGCCGGTGCTCACCGTGAACCCGTACGGCGCGCCGAGGTTCGGCACCGTCGGCAAGGCGGTGCCTGACGTCGAGCTGCGCATCGCCGAGGACGGCGAGATCCTGGCGCGCGGCCCGAACATCATGGCCGGGTACCACAACAAGCCGGACGCCACGCGCGCGGTGCTGGAGCCGGACGGCTGGTTCCACACCGGGGACGTCGGCCTCATCGACGCCGACGGCTACCTGGCGATCACCGACCGCAAGAAGGACCTGATCGTCACCTCCGGCGGGAAGAAGCTGGCGCCGCAGCCGATCGAGACGCGGCTGAAATCGCATCCGCTCGTGGGCGAGGCCGTGCTGATCGGCGAGCGGCGGAAATACCCCGCGATCCTGATCGTGCCGGACTTCGCCGCGCTCGACCGCCGGCTGCGCGAGCTGGGGCGCCCGGACGAGCCCGACCACCAGACGCTGATCGCCCGGCCCGACGTGATCGCGCTCTACCAGGAACTGATCGACGGCGTGAACCGCGACCTCGCGCAGTTCGAACGGATCAAGAAGGTGGCGCTCCTCCCGCGCGAGTTCGCGATCGCGACCGGCGAGCTGACGCCAACCCTGAAGGTGCGGCGCCGCGCGATCGAGGACACGTGGAGCGGGGTGATTGAGGGGTTGTACGATGAAAGGTGA
- a CDS encoding helix-turn-helix domain-containing protein — protein sequence MDNAELDRQSIASRIRAERLAKGWTLKDLGAKVDVSIAQLSAIENARQALDVDLLVAIGRALDVHVERLLPRGRTPSVCITRQSDGRHLPMRMVNYSSETLTDYHNRLRPLADAVVGKYIEPFDIEVWPVVEGEMKFISHHHEEFLLVVSGGLECLIKTPDKVRREVLSAGDCIHFWSYLPHCLRSTGTAPARSIHVLCSLDEPADSELADARTGPVFLMDGMQRGPSGGVGARLQALRRRRGMRVAEFARQVGMSPRRMIAIERGEKAVSVDLLLEVCHRFRKPVEYFLASTLDVRPYYEVHRGVDLRQGGTRDRGPERRWPCFGAHRIVPLTTTLPGHRMMPSLLRLEGPRGHELVRHPGQEFIYVLKGSVRVMTRPGDQALVSTLSAGDTCFLDASIPHAFEQNQVTPYDPGHAEVLAVCWRPAWER from the coding sequence ATGGATAACGCCGAGCTCGATCGCCAGAGCATTGCCTCGCGCATTCGCGCGGAGCGGCTGGCGAAGGGCTGGACGCTGAAGGACCTCGGCGCAAAAGTCGACGTCTCCATCGCGCAGCTGTCCGCGATCGAGAACGCCAGGCAGGCGCTCGACGTGGACCTGCTCGTCGCCATCGGCCGCGCGCTCGACGTGCACGTCGAGCGCCTGCTGCCCCGCGGCCGGACGCCGAGCGTCTGCATCACGCGGCAGAGCGACGGCAGGCACCTGCCGATGCGCATGGTCAACTACAGCAGCGAGACGCTGACCGACTATCACAACCGGCTGCGACCGCTGGCCGACGCCGTTGTCGGGAAGTACATCGAGCCGTTCGACATCGAGGTGTGGCCGGTCGTCGAGGGCGAGATGAAGTTCATCTCGCACCATCACGAGGAGTTCCTGCTCGTCGTCAGCGGCGGGCTGGAATGCCTGATCAAGACGCCTGACAAAGTGCGCCGGGAAGTGCTCTCGGCCGGAGACTGCATCCACTTCTGGAGTTATCTGCCGCACTGCCTCAGGTCCACGGGCACCGCGCCGGCGCGGAGCATCCACGTGCTGTGCTCGCTCGACGAACCGGCGGACTCGGAGCTGGCGGACGCGCGCACGGGGCCGGTGTTCCTGATGGACGGCATGCAGCGCGGCCCTTCGGGGGGAGTCGGCGCGCGCCTGCAGGCGCTGCGCCGCCGGCGCGGCATGCGCGTGGCGGAGTTCGCCAGGCAGGTCGGCATGAGCCCGCGGCGGATGATTGCGATCGAGCGCGGCGAGAAAGCCGTCTCCGTCGACCTCCTGCTGGAGGTCTGCCATCGCTTCCGCAAGCCGGTGGAGTACTTCCTGGCGAGCACGCTCGACGTCCGGCCGTACTACGAGGTGCACCGCGGCGTCGACCTCCGGCAGGGCGGCACGCGGGACCGCGGCCCGGAACGCCGCTGGCCGTGCTTCGGGGCCCACCGGATCGTGCCGCTGACCACCACGCTGCCGGGGCATCGCATGATGCCCTCGCTGCTGCGCCTCGAGGGCCCCCGCGGGCACGAGCTGGTGCGCCACCCCGGGCAGGAGTTCATCTATGTGTTGAAAGGATCTGTCCGGGTCATGACCCGTCCGGGCGATCAGGCCCTGGTGTCGACGCTGTCGGCAGGCGACACCTGTTTTCTCGACGCGTCAATCCCGCACGCCTTCGAGCAGAACCAGGTCACGCCGTACGATCCCGGGCACGCGGAAGTGCTTGCGGTGTGCTGGCGGCCGGCGTGGGAACGTTAG
- a CDS encoding D-2-hydroxyacid dehydrogenase: MRILISIYSDISTWNIPDEEVARVRREFPRDDVVHARDAAETVALAREADVAYSSLIHRDALAAASRLRWVHSPAAGIGSMLFPELIASPVILTNSRGLHGDAMAEHVIGVTIALLRKLPEAFAHQGAHRWGHEAMGAGEPLRLVKGSTFGVIGLGAIGSAVARIASAMGATVEAIRRHPEHGAPEGVHAIYGPSQLAERLPQWDVVVLAAPHTPETRGLIGAAQLSVMKPGAVLVNVGRGKLVKEADLAAALAARRIRAAALDVVEHEPLDPASPLWDLPNALITPHVSGLRADHWPRATDLFIENLRRFQAGQPLLNVVDKRSGY, encoded by the coding sequence ATGCGCATCCTCATCTCCATCTACAGCGACATCTCGACCTGGAACATTCCCGACGAAGAAGTTGCGCGGGTGCGGCGGGAGTTCCCGCGCGATGACGTGGTGCACGCGCGGGATGCCGCCGAGACGGTGGCGCTCGCCCGAGAGGCGGACGTGGCGTACTCGTCGCTGATCCACCGCGACGCGCTGGCTGCCGCCTCGAGGCTCCGATGGGTCCACAGCCCGGCGGCAGGCATCGGCAGCATGCTGTTTCCCGAGCTGATCGCGAGCCCGGTGATCCTGACCAACTCGCGCGGCCTGCACGGCGACGCGATGGCCGAGCACGTCATCGGGGTCACGATCGCGCTGCTGCGCAAGCTGCCGGAGGCGTTCGCACACCAGGGGGCGCACCGCTGGGGGCACGAGGCGATGGGCGCGGGGGAGCCGCTGCGCCTCGTCAAGGGATCGACGTTCGGCGTCATCGGTCTGGGCGCGATCGGGTCGGCGGTGGCGCGGATTGCATCCGCCATGGGCGCCACCGTCGAAGCGATTCGCCGCCATCCCGAGCACGGCGCGCCCGAGGGGGTCCACGCCATTTACGGGCCCTCGCAGCTCGCCGAACGGCTGCCGCAGTGGGACGTCGTGGTGCTCGCCGCCCCGCACACGCCAGAGACGCGCGGGCTCATCGGCGCGGCGCAGCTGTCGGTCATGAAACCGGGCGCCGTGCTGGTGAACGTCGGACGCGGCAAGCTCGTGAAGGAGGCAGACCTGGCCGCCGCGCTCGCTGCCAGGCGCATTCGTGCGGCCGCACTGGACGTCGTGGAGCACGAGCCGCTCGACCCCGCCAGCCCGCTGTGGGATCTGCCGAACGCGCTCATCACGCCGCACGTCTCCGGCCTGCGCGCCGACCACTGGCCGCGCGCCACGGATCTCTTCATCGAGAACCTGCGACGATTCCAGGCCGGGCAGCCGCTCCTCAACGTCGTCGACAAGCGGAGCGGGTACTAG